In Thermodesulfobacteriota bacterium, a single window of DNA contains:
- a CDS encoding cbb3-type cytochrome c oxidase N-terminal domain-containing protein, translating into MSDTKPGEDKLIEGHEYDGIRELDNPLPGWWLMTFYITIVFSVIYFAYYEFLGGPTLDQELAKKMSAIESVRVEAEKAKGVKSEEDLVALVNDQEVLAKGKAEFVAKCAACHGDKGQGIIGPNLTDDYWIHGNGNISSILGVINEGVLDKGMPPWKGVIPPDLVEEVAVYVYSLHGTNPEGAKPPQGEKVEYK; encoded by the coding sequence ATGAGTGATACTAAACCGGGCGAGGATAAATTAATAGAAGGTCATGAATACGACGGCATAAGGGAATTGGATAACCCGCTCCCCGGCTGGTGGCTTATGACCTTCTACATCACCATAGTATTCTCCGTCATATATTTCGCATACTACGAATTCCTGGGAGGTCCCACCCTTGACCAGGAACTTGCCAAAAAAATGAGCGCTATCGAATCCGTAAGGGTGGAAGCGGAGAAGGCCAAGGGGGTCAAGTCGGAAGAGGATTTAGTTGCTCTGGTGAACGACCAGGAGGTCTTGGCGAAGGGTAAGGCAGAGTTTGTGGCCAAGTGCGCTGCCTGCCACGGAGACAAAGGGCAGGGCATCATCGGACCTAACCTTACCGATGACTACTGGATACATGGTAACGGAAACATATCTTCAATATTAGGTGTCATTAATGAAGGTGTGCTGGATAAAGGTATGCCTCCCTGGAAGGGGGTTATACCCCCCGACCTTGTGGAGGAGGTAGCAGTTTATGTTTACAGCTTACATGGAACTAACCCGGAAGGGGCAAAGCCTCCTCAAGGAGAAAAAGTAGAGTACAAATGA
- the ccoG gene encoding cytochrome c oxidase accessory protein CcoG yields MKVLDQRHLPEERLSTMDETGKRVYIFPAQVKGIFRRYRTIVQVILILFFLFLPWVKIGGHQAVLLDIAQRKFAIFGLTFWAHDGPLIFFLLAALCLGLAFVTAIWGRIWCGWACPQTVFIDGVFRRIEYWVIGSHIKQMNLAKAPISGEKLLKYSGTWILFTVISLIIAHSFLAYFVGAERLVEMTQHNPGENWTVFLIMAFITAVLLFDFGWFREQFCIIMCPYGRFQSVLMDDDSLTVSYDPVRGEPRRGTTKPGEAEGDCINCYKCVVVCPTGIDIRRGLQMECVGCTACIDACDEVMEKIGKPRGLIRYATGNSLKGMKSKFLTPRVAIYSVMLVLAVSLLAVNISRREDIVVTILRGKDTPYQVIGRERHDEDDEKETDEEISDLQIINHFKVHMKNQSFDDVSLRMAVPDVWKEKDIEVISPGDKFHLQAGKDLTAHFFVKFPGEITEDTGSQSIKLIFVDTEKNQIKFEKDLRLVGPRSF; encoded by the coding sequence ATGAAGGTACTGGACCAAAGGCACTTACCGGAAGAAAGGTTATCAACGATGGATGAGACCGGAAAGAGGGTCTATATATTTCCGGCTCAGGTCAAGGGGATATTCAGGCGTTACCGAACGATAGTCCAAGTTATCCTTATCCTTTTTTTTCTTTTCCTGCCCTGGGTCAAGATCGGTGGCCATCAGGCAGTTCTCCTGGACATAGCGCAGAGGAAATTCGCCATTTTCGGACTGACATTCTGGGCCCATGACGGCCCTCTAATCTTCTTCCTGCTTGCGGCCCTTTGTCTCGGACTGGCTTTCGTGACGGCGATATGGGGAAGGATCTGGTGCGGATGGGCTTGCCCTCAAACGGTGTTCATAGACGGTGTATTCAGACGAATAGAGTACTGGGTAATCGGAAGCCATATAAAGCAGATGAATCTGGCTAAGGCCCCTATAAGCGGGGAAAAACTTCTCAAATACTCGGGTACCTGGATTCTTTTTACCGTCATAAGCCTCATCATTGCCCACAGCTTCTTAGCCTACTTCGTGGGTGCAGAAAGGCTCGTAGAGATGACCCAACACAACCCCGGCGAGAATTGGACTGTGTTTTTAATAATGGCTTTTATAACCGCGGTTTTGCTTTTCGATTTCGGGTGGTTCAGGGAGCAGTTCTGCATCATTATGTGCCCGTACGGCCGGTTTCAATCCGTGTTGATGGATGACGACTCGCTGACGGTATCTTACGACCCGGTGAGAGGGGAGCCGCGCCGGGGAACTACAAAACCCGGAGAGGCCGAGGGAGACTGTATTAACTGTTATAAGTGTGTAGTGGTATGTCCTACCGGAATAGACATCAGAAGGGGTTTGCAGATGGAGTGCGTCGGGTGTACGGCTTGCATAGATGCTTGCGATGAGGTCATGGAAAAGATCGGAAAGCCCAGGGGCCTCATCAGATACGCCACCGGGAACAGCTTGAAGGGAATGAAGTCCAAGTTTTTAACACCTAGAGTGGCAATCTACTCGGTAATGTTGGTTCTGGCGGTATCGTTATTAGCAGTTAATATATCCAGACGGGAAGATATAGTGGTGACTATTTTGAGGGGGAAGGATACGCCATACCAAGTTATTGGTAGGGAAAGGCATGATGAAGATGATGAGAAGGAGACTGACGAAGAAATCAGCGATCTCCAGATTATTAATCACTTTAAAGTCCACATGAAGAACCAGAGTTTTGATGATGTGAGCTTAAGAATGGCAGTTCCCGATGTATGGAAAGAGAAAGATATCGAGGTTATCTCCCCCGGTGATAAATTTCATCTCCAAGCGGGAAAAGACCTCACCGCCCATTTCTTCGTAAAATTTCCTGGTGAAATAACTGAGGATACTGGCAGCCAGTCTATAAAGCTCATCTTTGTGGATACGGAGAAAAATCAGATAAAGTTTGAAAAGGATCTAAGACTTGTCGGACCTAGGTCATTTTAA
- a CDS encoding sulfite exporter TauE/SafE family protein: MSDLGHFNHLIGQWSYLSVPVGVLIASLLGSSHCVSMCGPIAIAVNNNSGYLPLYHLGRLLSYLSLGALAGYFGETLLSSKYQVVSMASAVIISIFLVFSGYKLIRQEALDLSFSKKLTSLLFMPAKWARTQNPTVKSFTIGMVNGFLPCGWLYVFVLGAIAIKDALYGAMLLAIFWLGTVPALTLFAVFYKKFFGRVPSRLNQIAGVILVTVGLANMVLLLFKVVPTVHSVHHGL; the protein is encoded by the coding sequence TTGTCGGACCTAGGTCATTTTAACCACTTAATCGGACAGTGGTCTTATCTGTCCGTCCCGGTGGGGGTGTTGATAGCTAGCCTCCTGGGAAGTTCTCACTGTGTGTCCATGTGCGGTCCTATTGCTATAGCCGTGAACAATAACAGCGGCTATCTCCCTCTTTACCACCTGGGCCGACTTCTAAGCTACCTTTCGTTGGGAGCCCTAGCCGGCTATTTCGGAGAAACACTACTTTCCAGTAAATACCAGGTTGTGTCGATGGCTTCTGCCGTTATAATTTCCATCTTCTTGGTCTTTTCCGGATATAAACTGATAAGGCAAGAAGCCTTAGATTTATCTTTTTCCAAGAAGTTAACCTCGCTTTTATTTATGCCGGCAAAGTGGGCCAGGACCCAAAACCCGACAGTAAAGTCGTTCACGATAGGCATGGTCAACGGTTTTCTTCCCTGCGGGTGGCTTTACGTTTTTGTGCTTGGCGCTATCGCTATTAAAGATGCTCTATACGGTGCAATGTTGCTGGCGATCTTCTGGCTGGGGACGGTTCCTGCACTGACCTTATTTGCCGTTTTTTATAAAAAATTTTTCGGCAGAGTTCCTTCGAGATTGAATCAAATAGCCGGGGTGATCCTGGTGACGGTCGGATTAGCGAATATGGTGCTTCTTCTGTTTAAAGTAGTGCCAACTGTGCATTCGGTGCACCATGGTTTATAG
- a CDS encoding SCO family protein, with the protein MKKGILVFLLLLLLGCSNSKLPVKGEFPDTTLINQDGKEFSFSDVEGKVLVVSYIYTNCPDICHIISAKLNAFKKKLNEGGIQDKVYFVSISLDPERDTPEALKQHAKMMNLDLTNWVFVTGDKDSVDSTIKVAGMEAIKGPVMVSEKGETAYEIAHQNRISLADEKGRIRKHYRGTDFDMDELLADIKSLL; encoded by the coding sequence ATGAAGAAAGGAATTCTTGTTTTTTTGCTGCTACTTCTCCTCGGTTGTAGTAATTCTAAGCTCCCGGTCAAGGGTGAGTTCCCTGATACGACCCTTATAAATCAGGACGGAAAGGAGTTCAGTTTTTCAGACGTAGAGGGAAAGGTTCTGGTGGTAAGCTACATATACACAAACTGCCCGGATATCTGCCATATCATAAGTGCAAAGCTTAACGCATTCAAAAAAAAGCTCAACGAAGGCGGGATCCAGGATAAGGTGTATTTCGTATCTATATCGCTCGACCCGGAAAGGGATACGCCGGAAGCGCTAAAGCAACACGCTAAAATGATGAATCTAGATTTAACAAATTGGGTTTTCGTGACCGGGGATAAGGACTCTGTTGATTCAACGATTAAAGTGGCCGGAATGGAAGCTATAAAAGGACCGGTAATGGTCTCCGAAAAGGGAGAAACCGCATATGAAATAGCCCATCAGAACCGCATAAGCCTGGCCGATGAAAAGGGAAGGATAAGAAAGCACTACAGAGGAACCGACTTCGATATGGACGAGCTTCTGGCAGATATAAAGAGCTTGTTATAG